The nucleotide window cctttattttataaattatatgtaactatattcgcatacatcttatccatgtaaatatgcattagactaatattgcagttattttcctgtttagcatttcccaaacgaggtgtcaagaacaattctgaaaggaaagcgcaaaacaatcactctcattgatgaccagacacaaAGACAGTATAACTGTCATCTCATTACCGCCGatagagcaagctatgaaaattacttgggtgggcagtggttcaatttctgcagataacgagtgatggaagaaggtggtaagctcattttttatctcgaaaagtcacagaagaacttgcaaattcgagttgttccaaagtagatctttgttgttgaactattttaacttctactattttgatgtatcgctttggactgtagtcgtaaactatcttgactttgggatgtcatttgttcttttcattttgtctgatgtaagtGTTGgcaaaaattcctttttggttagtctatgaaacttgtaatctcttttataaacctaactattatgtaacgttaatctgtaCATTGTTGGTTtcttcattggttccaattagtatcatgttaattataacgttgttttcctaatctcttgaaaataaaacatgctATTTTCCTACAGTAAATCTTTacaatgctttggtaaatgttttagaaatgtacatatatataacttctaattaacactgcaatttgttttgtacctagcacttctcaaatgagatatcaatgacatttctaaaaggaacacggaaaacaatcacactcatcgacaaacaagctcaaaaaaggtataagtgtcgcttgataacggcaaagagagcaagttacaaaaaatacttaggcggtcaatggttcaaattttgccgagaacatgtgttagaggtaggtgataagttaattttttatctagagaagccacctaaaaatatgcacgttcaagtcgtttccaaataaagatttggtgttcatgatccgcactttcaacatATCACCTTAACTTTAATCctagactagattatcttcactcactgatgctacttctttgcttgatttcatttgatgtaaatatgagTATTACAAcaaaactcttttttataattttggataatatgtaaattcacacatcattgattcctttattggttccaatagttttcatcctaaatattatgtcaattcctaatctcataaactgattatatgctctcttaatcagtccatacatattttatgatgaatcataaTGTTCCGTAgttttaacatctcttctttcaaagaattttttttattgaatacgttattgaaaaaattcatttattagCTTTATTAACAACTAATAATAATGAAAGGACTTCTTTTTTTTCGGAAAAGGACATATTCCCATCGAATTAATCGAAATGTCAAAAGCATAAGACGTCTTTTTCTTGATAGTTCGCGCAAGTTTGTAactaatttcaatttaaaaatagaatttcACAATCTTTTTTGTTCTCATCATAATAGAGAGAATTATttgattgataaaataaaataaatagagttgaattttaaaaaatgcataattgttttctttatactTTTTTTCAAACTAACGATAAGTATTTACTATCTTAAACTTTACAACAAGAGAGACCGTAAAATtctacttttaattaaaatgatgtCGACCGTCGTTAGAATTTCAGACAAATTTTAAATACAGGTCCACATGATATattagaataattatttttggaaGATGATATATTAGAATTTGTCTAAACATATAGATCTTATTTGTTTGCATAATTAAATGAATATGATATGTCATATTTATGAGCACTTTTTTAAGATATATGACCTCTCAACCAACGGTCTGTGTCGTCTTTTTACTACATGTGACCATTTTTAGgtgtccaataatttggatcttTCCTTCAAACAGCTTTTGCATACATGTTCTATTAATGTTCACATGAAAATTGTGGATGATATAACTTTGTTTTCTTATGAGTACTATAATGAGTAGATATGCTATTTATGGATATACtataatccaaataaaaaagaagctTATAATAGTAGCTAGAGATAGATACGTTAATCTGGTCTATACGTTAATATATACGTCTTTTGTACGGGTCCTCTTCCATCATTTTGTTACATTTAAATTACTGTATTTTTAGCAGGTTTTGCAGCTTCTTTAATGTTTTGTTGCTTTAACTCTCTAATcatatcatattcatatatattatatggcATGAAAAATGTGCGACTTCTTGCTCTAGAAAAATGTACCAATCATTTTTCCTTCATTAATCATTTaccttatattttttataagattcatcatttacttttgtctaatttttttttttttttttttttttactttttgaaataacaaatattaatatattttttgttgaagagaATTGAACCTAATTCTCACTTTCTTAACattattattccttttttttttttttttttatagtcatACACAAGTGGAGAAGACGAAGTTTAAATCCCAATCACAATGTCTGACCtagtaattttgatatttttacttGTTAATCTAAGACATATGATTTAACATTATTCATAGATAGGGGtaggaataggccaggccaggctttgataggtctgagcctggcctacgaaaaaaatcacaagcctgagcctggcctatggcctatcataggccgtttttctaggcctggcctgacctatttaaaagcctggactggcctgaaagcctacttacagacctacttcacattaaggccatcaaatagttcatttgacactactaaataggttaaacatgtcttaaagcTTACTTAAAAGGctatttcactacaagtaaatttcaactagattaaagcctacataaaagcctataacaacaaagcatattaagggactaatagatagagaaaaagatgtttatatttttaatatacgcaattattttaatataaaaaaaatattttttaataaataagtattaataggtcAGCCTATTAGGCTAAATAGTCTttttttgaagcctaagcttggcctatttaactaaacaaacTTTCTAAAAAGTTTAAGCCTAGacctatctactaaacagtccaGACCAGACCAAAATATGTCCcgccgtaggcccctgtaggccggcctgacctattcccaaccctattcATAGAGGATCAATTAATTAGTTGCCACCATCTTAATTAGTGAGATTTACACACACAAATATAGGTGAGACTTGAAggtttgtaaaaaaagaagttgaGACTTGAAAGAAAACTATTTCTGAATTTAAAAGTTGTTAATTTACTAACTATATCCTTAATCTTATAATTTAAACATCTATATTAGGATTTATAACTTGTACATGTTGCATGAAGTTGTTGTCTTAAAAGCATATGTGAGACGTACACAAAGAAACAAAACTGAAAGTGTGTGGAAAAAGAGAATATGAAAGAGATTTAGGTTTTGAGGGGGGCCAATGCCAATGCCAAGTTGAAATGACAGACAGAAATCACACAAATGGGTGGCATTCATTGATTATGTTGGCTAGCCATATATCCACATCCACATTATATACAAATTCATTGAAAAAATGTGGACCATTTTAAGatgtgatattttcaataagCTCTTTTTGCTGATgttgatttttgaataaaacaaaaataggaACTAGCTGGGCTCAATATTAATTGGATTTCTCAGAGTTGAGACCAACCTCGTTGACATGATAAGTCTTCACATGCTCACATTTTTAGTTTACTTACTTACCAAACAAaggtttaattttcaatttcccACATTCGATAAAGGTGTGCATGGTCAATAAAAGAGTACAATTCAATTTCAatccttttgtaaaaaaaaaaaaaaatatcattcctAAAGACCATTTAAGTAAAAACGAATtatttgtagaattgattttaattcaGGTTGAATCCGGTTCAAACCCAATTTagaatataaaacaaatttcTTCCCAGAATATCATTAAATCTCActgataaaacaaaaaaaaaaaaaaaaaaatgttgtcatAGAATATTTGTAACGAAATTCATAGAAAGACAATCATATAACTATCCTAAGCATAGAAACTTATTTTGGAGAAAGGTGGTTATAATTTTCCAAAAGAATACTGTCATTGCATAGATAGTATCATAAAAGCCCTTCAACAATTGTGTCATTGGATTGGCTTTAATCTTCAACTCGTCTTAACATACTGATAACCATTTCATAGAAAGACAATAACTCTACTCTACATATTGATAACCATTGCATAGATAGATAGTATCACAAAAACCCTTCAACATTTGTGTTATTGAAGTGGCTTCCATCTTCTACTTTTCCAGGACTTTGTAAATTAAAGAAGAAACACAGAAGACGAGCAATAAGGATCTTCAAAAACATCTAGCTTCCTACGTATGAACTCCGTTGGAGTAACACACATCTGGTGAGTTTCAGATATGCACCTACACATAAGCGACAATAGATCCTATGGAATTCTACGAGCATCCTCAAGTGAAGTAACGGGAAAAGTAGCGCTATCATCAGCACATGAGAAGGAACCTATAATCACAGTCCATTCCAGCTTCCGAAATATGATATCAGTTTTAAGCATAGTCTAAATCCAATGACTTGCAAATATTTGATTCTTGTAATGAATGACATTCAATACAACAAGTGCAAACAAAGTTATGTAGTACTAggattaaaaaacaaaattggtcCTTTCTGAAGGTTTACTTGCAAATTTTCTTGGTGGATTCATCACCGAGAGTATTTATGCAACAGATAGAGTAGTATTTATGTAGGGAAGACTGTTAAAATAGAGAAATTATCCATCATGTCAAGGCAAGCCAGCTAATATCTTTAGAATAGGTGACTCTTACATGCCACAATATTCAAATTAACAACAGAACTAACTCACAGAGTAACAACCGAGAAAAATTCCAAATACCACTCTTTGAAGTCTGCTTTTTCAGAGAAGTGGTAAAAAGATTTGTTGTATTTGAGTAGGGAGATcaattacacacacacacacatcaaCTTACACATATAAGCTTCATCATGTATTTCCCTGCAGGCTAAATCTATAATCcactttcaaacaaaaatattatcatttttgAGTCAAACAAGTGCACAACAATTTGAATAAGCTAAAATATAAGTTCACATGTCATATATGAACTTCAACATAACTAAAGATCCAaatcatatatcaaaataaaaacaaaattattagaattttttagtCAAACAAGTGAGCaacaattttcataagctaaTATATAGGTTCATATGTCGTATATCAACTTCAAAACTACTAAAGATCCAAGTCAAGGTGAAGATAACGAATTCCTACTTCTTTCCTATGCTTTGATGATACTAGTACATAATCATAATCTGGTACAAATCATCCTATCCATCAATATCAAGAGCAGTCCATTTTCAGATAACAAATCATCCCCCATCCATCAACTTCAAGATCAATGCCACACTTACTTGATCATCATAAAGAAAAACCCTCCCGCTacctcttcatcttcatcctcatcttcatcttcatcctcattctcatcttcatcctcatctttctcttcctcttcctcttcctctgcCTCTGCCTCTGCCTCTATATATCCAGacctataattaaaaaattatccatCAGACGAAAAATGAagcaacaaaacataaattttaaacacaaatgaaaaaatgaatgcataatgattatgattaaaagTGCAGCCATATCCATCTATAGGTGCAATGGTTTTGTACAAGTCTGTCACCTGCTTGAAAACCTCCTTCTAGTTTGTTTTATTATGGCTTTTTCTTACAAAATCAATGTCATTGTCTGTTTCATTTGTGTTGCGTAATATGCAAGAAGGGACAAATCATCTTCTCGtttataattaatatacaaTCAAAACAAATTCAGTCAATCCAGTAGATTGAAGGACCAATAGATAATCATTCTCCAATATAATAATCAACCTAAGGCATCCTACGAAGTATTCACACTACAAagattttaaaacaattttaaacaACAGTAGAAGAGAACTTACTTCCAAGGAGTCGGAACTAAGCTTTCAACGTAATCCATGGCAGAGAACCAATGAATTTCGTTGGAAATTCTAGCTCTATCTACTCTCTTATCCCTCTTATTATAGATAATTGTGGCGTCATCTTTCTCATTTGTTAATATCACTTTATCTCCATTCTTAGAAATGTATAACGGCAACATTGGGTACTCATTCAAGTATTGAACATCAATCGGAAGGTTAAGCATCTGAAGATCAACGTAAGGAATTTTGAATAACCGAGTCCAAGACTCCCGAACTCCAAACTCCTTCATTTGCCATATAACAAATTCAGTTTTCCTAAAATCATGCAAAAAGCAAAGGCAATCCAACAGAACCCGAAGATATGGCTCAGCACATGGCAACTCTTTAAAACCCTTGGGAAGCAACAAATATTTGTATGTCTCGGTGGAAAGATCAAGCGAAGCAATCAGGAAATGGTCAACATGAGGAGTCAATGGTTCCATCGATCCTTCAATGTATCTTGCATCTTCGCGAAGAGACAACCAGTTAACAGTACCACTCAAATGCACACCATCAGCACAGACAAAAGGATTGGGAATATTTCTCCAACATTTATCACTATCATCATTACCTAAATTGAAAACTCTCACATTGCTTCTCATTACATCTCCATCCTCGACTGTATGAAGTGCCACTAGCTTGTAAGTACCTCTTAAATAATCACAACCAAAAGTGAATCTGGAAACTCCACCAAACAGAGGTTTATATTTGCgaaaaaaccctaattcttcCGATATTGTTCTCGTTGCGGGGTTCCAAATACGGAACCTGAATTTAAGATGCGTAATGAATTCAGATTTAAAGAGCAAACAGAGTAATCCATTGCAAGAGCCAACGACACGGAAATGATGATCATTGTTCAAGATATTGTGGTAAGTGTCACCGGAAACGGTGTTTCCGGTGAGTAAACGAGGAATGGGTACAGATAGTACATTGTTGATGGAGTATTGTTTTCGAGAAGGTGTGAggatgaaattagggttttgtgaTGATTGGTTGAGGTGAATTTTGATGAAAGATGGAGAGGTTATGAGAGTGTTCCATGATTTTGATACAAGCTTGAGTTGTGTGATGGTTTTCACGGGAAGGAATGTTAGGATTATGGCGATGAGATCAGAGGGAATCACCACCGGCACCGATTGCAGTGGAGCATCCATTGGATTGGAACATGAAACCCTAACAAACACAGTCGAGAGAGCGAGTTAGGACTTTGAGTTGGAGAAGGAGGGTGTTATTAAAATTGTAGTTGtaataagtgcttatgtataagctatttttatgagaaaagaTAAGCCAAATGTTGGATTCTTTTTCTATACACCCTCGCTCACTATTATAAggaaaaatttacattttatattttagattcatttaattaatgatatgtGTGGTCTTTATTATGGattacatacatcatttaatatgAACgaatttaaaatgttgattttttattgtaaTAGTGACcaaataatgtatattgtaagatattttcataacaatattgaataaattgtgaaaataagttgaaaaaaacttattaaaattgtaataagttgtttttataaattctcctaaattaatttcataaaatttaaactAATAGATAAGCTTAAATgtatcaatccaaacagacctaGTCTAACTCAGCAAAAAAGGACGAGAATGATAAAAATGATATGTGTTATAGTATAAATATTATGTAACATAAAAGAtcttttttgtaataaaaaaacttaaatgattaatatataacaaaaataacttaaatgattaACTTGCAGTAAACAAGACTACGTAGGTATTTAGTCAAATTATTATCTTAGTCTCAAATAAACATCTATCTAAATGATTAACTTGTAATAAACATCTATCTTAATTTTGTCATTAAAATcaatactatttattttttagtaaccGTGAAAAACCTAAATGtgacatcttttttttttttttactaaatttgcAATGGGGgttgttcttcctctttttagTTGCTTTGCAAATTAAAGTTTACATTGAGATGCTCATCATGATTGTTCATTTAAGAAAAGGACCCATCCTttcaagattctatctccaatTTTGGTGCTAATTTATTTGCGCTCTAGTCCATCCCATTGCAATGTGCAcatatttaaacaatttaataTGATACATGAAAGAGGACGAATTGAGTCTTTTACACAGATATTATATTAGTACGGCTTGTTATTGGAGTGTTCCTAGACAATCTATTCTAACCTGACATTGCTTTGTGTCATGTTAGAAAGTATGTTGACTCTTTTTTTACATGATATTTTTAGATAAGATACTAGACAAACCAACATATATTCTACCTTTAAATCATCGATGATTATACGCAAGTGGTTGATACACGGTGTTGTAAAGTAAACCTCATGATACcaataagaaaaaagaagatcCACTGCACCATTGAACATGGTTAATTGCACTTTAAGCGTAACTAATTGAGTCACTTTTTTGGTTATGCTATTGCTATATGATTAtgctaaaacaaacaaataatagagtcataaaatcaaaaacatcATATTCCACTAATCAGTCAATGTGCACAACAGAAGTACTGGAAATTACCAAGCCATATTCAGAAAAAGAACAATTTATGTTACAACACAgtacaagaaaataaagtggGTTTTCCATACAACTGTAAAATGCATAAATTACTTGCAGTCCAAGGATAGATCACAATTGACTAAGAACGGATGCCAGAGGATGCAGAGTTGGTCATATCCACCTTACGCACTAGGGCTCATGATCTGCAGCACATTCAATGTTTAATGGATCTGATACGCTTTCAGAATTGAACAAAGTTGAACAAGGCCaaaaaatatcatcaacatactTAAATCCTGAACTATTCAAGTTGTAACGAGCAGTCCTGCCTATACAACAGAAGTAGATGCAGTTTCTTTCAAATCCATAATAATCATTAGCAGACAATGAAAAGTTTAAGTCTTTACCCAAAACAAACAGATTATCACCCAAGTCTGTTACACGAAGCCATCTACTTGATTCTCCATCAACGTTTAAAACACTGATATCCATGAGTAATTTGCAGGTATTCACGCCAGTTCTTCTAGAATACATTTCAACCACAAAAAGACTTCCATGTGAGTCCACCAAACACTTCTTGCTACGATCATTACTTAAGGAGGGTGAACATTGAACCAACTTAAAGGATGAACAATTGATCCAGAAAATAATTCCACTTTTATCCACAACATAAACCTTTCCCATATAAAGGATTATGTCATTATAGATTCTATTCCCATCATCCACTATAATCAAATTGTTATATCCAATATTGGACACACGCAATTTTCCATCTTGATGAAGAGCAAAGACCATCTGACCGGGACCCTCAACAGAAAACAACACTACTTTATAAACATCAGAAAGGGGCTCAAATGCAATTAAATCACCTCCATCTCTAGAAAAATTGATAGTATATGCTTGAAACAATTCCATAACTCGTAAGTTCATGAAATCTAACACATTAGACGGGAAAGTGTGTGACATATGAGTGTTAGTTACAACATCTAAGTGACGAAGTTTGCCAGATTTCGATTTTTCAACCTTTATGATCCACCCTTTATTAGAAGAACTAGTTGGAAATAATGGTTGTAGGCGAAATATTTTGGTTTCggtgaaaagcaaaaacttACCATCTGGAATGCGAAGTGTATGAGAAGGAGAAGGAAAAGGAGGGGGAAGAATAGAGCGCAATAAAGCACAGACACTACGGAATCGAAGAACATCAAATGGATTCAAATTCTTGGATATAATAACTAACCATAATTCTCGAGGAAGATTTAGCCAGTCAACTGCGTCATCATCCATCATCACACACTTTTTCTTCAAGTCTCCGTCACCAGTCCCTGCTGCCACTCTGCCCgttcttttcttttataataatttatatttatatataaggaATCCATGAGATATTTTTGCGTAACATTGAATACACCATGAAAATCATATGATTTCAATAGCCTGcaccaaaatgaaaattatttaaaaaattaaatgatttctatcatcttcatcatatacGTTGAATACAATAAAAACTGATATGGAATGTAAATATACTGCTATCGATGCAAATAAGGAGGTAAACAAACATATCAACAAATATCccaaatttttattcaaaaaaaggaGGAGCATCAAATATTTACTTACTCTTTAATCACCTTCAGAACTTGACGAATCGTTATTTGAAGGAGCCTCCAAAGATTTCTTTATCAGAAAGATTGTCTGTCTGGAGGCCAAGTAGCTCCCCTTTTCTGCACACTCTGATATGGACTTCTGACTTGTTAATGCAATGTCTTTGAGTTGGTTAATGAGCACCTGCATATAAAAACGCAACAATTTGAAATTCCTATATTGGAATCTTTCGAGTGTATGACCCGCTACTAATGGTCAACTCTGTATACGATACTAAACCCCTACTGTGAATAGAGGAAAGACACGTTCAACTATATATCAATATTTATCTGTAGAACCAGCAGGTAATTTATAAAAGCAATGTAACTCCTGCATAGCACAAGGTTTTATTGCTTTATATATTTCTAATAGGAATAAGTAATCTCGTATTCGATAAGTATTGAAGCACTTGCAAAACCGGCTACACTACAAAGCTTTACTCGAGCTTTCCAGTTAGCCCTTCTGTAGGTAGCACTTTGTGAGACATCGACAACCAGTCTCTGATACCATTTGATAAGTAGTCGAGAGCATTTGGAGAAATCTCCCTTAAAGCTAGCTGTCAAGAAGGAAGAACCTAACAACTCAAATACTACCCGATGCTAGACTTAGGCCCTCCCAAAATACCCAAGTTCCTGTCAATATTTTACTTATTTACTTGCATTAATAAATAAGCCACCTATAAATTGAATTAAGGGAGTGTTTGGAAGAGCTTATTTACAACTTATTTGAATTTACCTGATGACATAAGCCCTTGTCGAAGTGTTCAGAACATGACAgaacttataaaaatagcttataacaTGTTTAAAAGCTGTCTTAAAATTTGGATTGGCTCTAACTCAACCCTACAAAATCAGTTAGTAATGTGAAGGATATCCACCCCCTTATAAGCTCTACTCTGAccatattaatatattttgtgaGACACTCAACAAGTTGTTTTTAACTTATTTCAATAACCTCCACAATAAGCTTGCAGAAACAATTTACAACTTATATAAAAGCAGTTTAACCACAACACCTCTTTCATTATAGATTACGTTAGTGCTTAATTTCCATAAACAGTACctcaaacaaaagtaaaatttcCAATATATATCTAACTTTCTGCATATACAAGTTCCAAGAAAACCAATCATTAAGGAAATTTATCCCTTCAACAGGATCAGTGAAGTAGGGTAGGCGTTGCCTAAAATCTTTATCGAAAACAGCATGACGAATAGAAAATAATTCTGCCTTTAGAAGCAGTTCAACCTTGACAGGGTTTTGCATATTTTAAAACATGTTCTAATGCACCACCTGAGCGCTAGCCGATTGTTGCTGATGCTCTGCAAGTGTTGCTGCTAAAGGCTCCACATGGCCACTTGAACCGCCTTCTGGTGCACTGCAGAATATATCTGGACCCTCTCCATCATTTGCTTTTGCCTACAGATAGTTAAAAGCTTCAACATGTAATAAGAAGAGCAAACACTGTAATCAATTTACTATAACAAGGCAATGCGACTCTCAACTAAATATAATTGCATCAATATGCAAAAATGTCAAGTTTTAGGTGTAATAATGAATGGATTATTACATTCAAACAATGAGATATTTCTCTATCTTGACATAGGAAAATTGTTCATTAAATTTCACCCCATTTTTTGTCACAATCAATATGTGGCATGAGATTTTAAGGATCATTTCGGTGTTATCTGAGTGAAAACAATATACAAACTCAAAAATCAAGCTCAATACTGAAACATGGCAGATTAACAGGGTGATTTTACTGATTCTATCCTCGATTCAGTTTTACGCAGAATTCCCCAAAATCATTTTAGATACAGGACTTAGATTTGGTTTCAAATTTGCCAAATCCAAACTTGATTCTTGTCTTATCAACCTTGACAAACCATAACACCACTCTCTACACATAAATgctatgtagcaccgacacgTATTTGTGTCCaacactgacacatgtgattatattgaatgatttcATTTTCCCAAACCATTCTTGGTGTCGACGTGTCCGTGTCTATATCATGTCTAGTGTCCGTTTCTGTGTTTCATGATATAAATGTTATAATTCCTattcaaatgaaaatgatatcATAATTGCACATTACACATCTTTCATCTGAGTATTTCCAAAACACAAACATGTTATCCAAAACACACTTCACGTGACATTTCAAACTAGCCCTTATCTATGAAGCACCGACTCTTCTGATCAAAGATGTGTCACGATGTCCGTGTCACGACACCGAGAaatgtgattacattgaattatgataTTCTCTCAAAATTTTATCGGTGTCGACGTGTTAGTGTTTGAGTATCACGCACCCTAATCTCTCTTGTGTTTCTCTTGTTCTACATTATGTATTGAAATTGTGACTcagaattgatgatttaatgaaattttgaaaattggctACAATGCAAACCAAATGAGTGAACTTCTAGGGAACATAGATGCtaagggttgagtgtctttggaCACCGATGGGAAAAAATTGGTAAATGAGTAGAAATTCAATTTGTTCATGGAAAGTTTATGGAAACTAATTTATTGTAACCCCTTTTGAATcatttgtaaagaaactcattgaCAATAAAGTGGAGAGATCTTTCTCCTCCAGCCGTGTATCATTGCTAGAACGAACTAACCGACCAAATCTTGGTGtgtgtttctcttctctctttattttacaTTTGGTTACTAGATTATATCTAGTTCTATGGTTGTTGTTTGAGGTTATTTGATTATTGGTTACTACTCTCTTGTTGCTTCACACAtctaattttattgttgtgctATGAAGCAAAGACACTTCTTGGATTACATGTGTCTGGTGCCGGACACGTGTTGTATCCAACACTGACACGACACTAagacatataattacactgaattatgtggtttttttaaaattattatgctATTCAAATCATATACATTATCGTTTCCTCAGTAACT belongs to Medicago truncatula cultivar Jemalong A17 chromosome 6, MtrunA17r5.0-ANR, whole genome shotgun sequence and includes:
- the LOC11435613 gene encoding F-box protein SKIP23, which encodes MMDDDAVDWLNLPRELWLVIISKNLNPFDVLRFRSVCALLRSILPPPFPSPSHTLRIPDGKFLLFTETKIFRLQPLFPTSSSNKGWIIKVEKSKSGKLRHLDVVTNTHMSHTFPSNVLDFMNLRVMELFQAYTINFSRDGGDLIAFEPLSDVYKVVLFSVEGPGQMVFALHQDGKLRVSNIGYNNLIIVDDGNRIYNDIILYMGKVYVVDKSGIIFWINCSSFKLVQCSPSLSNDRSKKCLVDSHGSLFVVEMYSRRTGVNTCKLLMDISVLNVDGESSRWLRVTDLGDNLFVLGKDLNFSLSANDYYGFERNCIYFCCIGRTARYNLNSSGFKYVDDIFWPCSTLFNSESVSDPLNIECAADHEP
- the LOC11442167 gene encoding F-box/kelch-repeat protein At3g23880, translated to MDAPLQSVPVVIPSDLIAIILTFLPVKTITQLKLVSKSWNTLITSPSFIKIHLNQSSQNPNFILTPSRKQYSINNVLSVPIPRLLTGNTVSGDTYHNILNNDHHFRVVGSCNGLLCLLFKSEFITHLKFRFRIWNPATRTISEELGFFRKYKPLFGGVSRFTFGCDYLRGTYKLVALHTVEDGDVMRSNVRVFNLGNDDSDKCWRNIPNPFVCADGVHLSGTVNWLSLREDARYIEGSMEPLTPHVDHFLIASLDLSTETYKYLLLPKGFKELPCAEPYLRVLLDCLCFLHDFRKTEFVIWQMKEFGVRESWTRLFKIPYVDLQMLNLPIDVQYLNEYPMLPLYISKNGDKVILTNEKDDATIIYNKRDKRVDRARISNEIHWFSAMDYVESLVPTPWKSGYIEAEAEAEEEEEEEKDEDEDENEDEDEDEDEDEEVAGGFFFMMIK